From a single Rodentibacter sp. JRC1 genomic region:
- the fucU gene encoding L-fucose mutarotase, which produces MLKGIHPAISPELLKTLAEMGHGDELVLADAHFPAHALHHKVIRADGVNIATLLAAISPLFEFDTYVESPLIMMQAVSGDTLDPQVEQRYTAAIKSAVGNFPVLTRIERFAFYERAKSAYAIVISGETAKYGNIILKKGVTPVSL; this is translated from the coding sequence ATGTTAAAAGGTATTCACCCGGCAATTTCCCCCGAACTGTTAAAAACGCTTGCCGAAATGGGACACGGTGATGAATTGGTACTTGCCGATGCGCATTTCCCGGCACATGCTCTTCATCATAAGGTGATTCGGGCGGATGGTGTAAACATTGCCACTCTCTTAGCCGCAATCAGCCCGTTATTTGAATTTGATACTTATGTGGAATCGCCGTTAATTATGATGCAAGCGGTTAGCGGTGATACGCTCGATCCGCAAGTCGAACAACGCTATACCGCCGCCATTAAAAGTGCGGTCGGAAATTTCCCTGTTTTAACCCGAATTGAACGCTTTGCTTTTTATGAACGAGCAAAATCCGCTTATGCAATCGTTATCAGCGGTGAAACCGCTAAATACGGCAATATTATTCTCAAGAAAGGCGTTACGCCCGTTTCGTTATAG
- the fucA gene encoding L-fuculose-phosphate aldolase, whose translation MTRTELSQKIIDTCLEMTRLGLNQGTAGNVSVRYQNGMLITPTGTPYHLLTPEQIVFVDNDGKHEEGKLPSSEWHFHLAVYQARQDVNAVVHNHAVNCAAVSILEKSIPPFHYMIGVGGADHIPCVPYATFGTPKLAEYVREGIRQCKAILLAHHGMIAAESNLDKALWLAHEVEVLAEWYIKLLSTGLDIPLLSEQEMTVVLNKFQSYGLRIEE comes from the coding sequence ATGACAAGAACTGAACTTTCACAAAAAATAATCGATACCTGCCTAGAAATGACCCGTTTGGGCTTAAATCAAGGTACCGCAGGTAATGTCAGCGTTCGCTATCAAAACGGTATGCTGATTACGCCGACCGGTACACCCTATCATTTGCTCACTCCCGAGCAGATCGTGTTTGTTGATAATGACGGCAAGCATGAGGAGGGAAAGCTCCCTTCCAGCGAATGGCATTTCCACCTTGCGGTTTATCAAGCCAGACAAGATGTTAATGCGGTAGTCCATAACCATGCGGTGAATTGTGCGGCAGTTTCTATTTTAGAAAAATCCATTCCGCCGTTTCACTATATGATCGGTGTCGGCGGTGCAGATCACATTCCTTGTGTGCCTTATGCCACCTTCGGCACGCCAAAATTGGCGGAATATGTACGAGAAGGTATTCGACAATGCAAAGCGATTTTGCTCGCTCATCATGGAATGATCGCCGCTGAAAGCAATTTAGATAAAGCCTTATGGCTTGCCCACGAAGTAGAAGTGCTTGCCGAGTGGTATATCAAATTACTTTCTACCGGTTTGGATATTCCGTTGCTGTCCGAACAAGAAATGACAGTGGTATTGAATAAATTTCAATCCTACGGGTTGCGGATCGAAGAGTAG
- the pyrG gene encoding glutamine hydrolyzing CTP synthase — protein MATNYIFVTGGVVSSLGKGIAAASLAAILEARGLNVTIMKLDPYINVDPGTMSPTQHGEVFVTQDGAETDLDLGHYERFIRTKMTKRNNFTTGKIYSEVLRKERRGDYLGATIQVIPHITNEIKDRVIAGAQGHDVVIVEVGGTVGDIESLPFLEALRQLAVQVGREHTLFMHLTLVPYIPTAGEVKTKPTQHSVKELLSIGIQPDVLICRSDRMIPPNERAKIALFCNVPERAVISLKDVNSIYQIPALLKSQGLDDFVCERFHLNCPEADLSEWEQVLYKQANPVGEVTIGMVGKYIELPDAYKSVNEALKHAGLTNRLTVNIKYIDSQDVETKGVEVLKGIDGILVPGGFGYRGVEGKIMTAQYARENNIPYLGICLGMQIALIEYARNVAGLAKANSSEFDRTCEQPVVALITEWQDAEGNTEVRTDNSDLGGTMRLGAQQCHLIEGSRARELYGSEIIEERHRHRYEVNNTLLPQIEKAGLKVTGLSADKKLVEIIEVPNHPWFVACQFHPEFTSTPRDGHPLFAGFVKAAYENHKKSA, from the coding sequence ATGGCTACAAATTATATTTTCGTCACCGGCGGTGTGGTTTCATCGTTAGGTAAAGGCATTGCAGCAGCCTCATTGGCGGCAATTTTAGAAGCTCGCGGTTTAAACGTGACCATTATGAAACTCGATCCCTACATTAATGTGGATCCGGGAACAATGAGTCCAACGCAGCATGGTGAAGTATTCGTTACTCAAGACGGCGCAGAAACAGATCTGGATCTTGGGCATTATGAGCGTTTTATTCGCACCAAAATGACGAAACGTAATAATTTCACCACAGGTAAAATCTATTCTGAAGTATTACGCAAAGAACGTCGTGGTGATTATTTAGGGGCAACTATTCAAGTTATTCCGCATATTACTAATGAAATTAAAGATCGTGTTATTGCCGGTGCGCAAGGCCATGATGTCGTGATTGTAGAAGTGGGGGGAACAGTCGGAGATATTGAGTCTTTACCCTTCCTCGAAGCTTTGCGTCAGCTTGCCGTACAAGTAGGACGTGAACACACCTTATTTATGCATTTAACCCTAGTCCCTTATATTCCGACAGCCGGTGAAGTGAAAACGAAACCGACACAGCATTCCGTGAAAGAATTGCTTTCTATCGGGATTCAACCGGACGTATTGATCTGTCGTTCTGACCGAATGATTCCGCCGAATGAACGTGCGAAAATTGCGTTATTTTGTAATGTGCCGGAACGGGCAGTCATTTCATTAAAAGACGTAAATTCAATTTATCAAATTCCGGCATTACTAAAATCTCAAGGTTTAGATGATTTCGTATGCGAGCGTTTTCATCTGAATTGTCCGGAAGCGGATCTTTCCGAATGGGAACAAGTTCTTTATAAACAAGCGAATCCGGTGGGGGAAGTCACCATCGGTATGGTCGGGAAATATATTGAATTGCCAGATGCCTACAAATCCGTGAATGAAGCCTTAAAACACGCGGGTTTAACCAATCGCCTAACCGTGAATATCAAATACATTGATTCGCAAGATGTGGAAACCAAAGGCGTAGAAGTATTAAAGGGTATAGATGGTATTCTTGTGCCGGGTGGTTTTGGTTATCGTGGTGTGGAAGGCAAAATTATGACCGCACAATATGCGCGTGAGAACAACATACCTTATCTTGGTATTTGTTTAGGCATGCAGATTGCATTAATTGAGTACGCACGTAATGTAGCAGGCTTAGCCAAAGCAAATTCCTCCGAATTTGACCGCACTTGTGAGCAGCCGGTGGTGGCATTAATCACCGAATGGCAGGATGCGGAAGGCAACACTGAGGTGAGAACCGATAACTCGGATCTTGGTGGAACGATGCGTTTGGGGGCACAACAATGCCATTTAATCGAAGGCAGTCGAGCGCGTGAATTATATGGTTCGGAAATTATTGAAGAACGTCATCGCCATCGCTATGAAGTGAATAATACCTTGCTTCCGCAAATTGAAAAAGCCGGTTTGAAAGTCACCGGTTTATCGGCGGATAAAAAATTAGTGGAAATCATCGAAGTACCGAATCACCCTTGGTTTGTGGCTTGTCAATTCCATCCGGAATTTACTTCCACACCGCGTGACGGCCATCCGCTATTTGCAGGGTTTGTAAAAGCCGCTTACGAAAACCATAAAAAATCTGCGTAA
- the fucP gene encoding L-fucose:H+ symporter permease, translating into MTAKVLEKKYVVPFVLITSLFALWGFANDITNPMVAAFQTVMEMPAAEAALIQFAFYGGYGTMAIPAALFIGRYSYKAGILLGLALYAIGALLFYPAAIYEEFIFFLLSIYILTFGLAFLETTANPYILSMGDPETATRRLNFAQSFNPLGSITGMFIASQFVLTALESDKRNADGSLIFSTLSMAEKAVIKTHDLEIIRTPYIILGLVVIGIFILIALFKMPTTKIEEEAKISFTVAVKRLAANAKYREGVIAQVFYVGVQIMVWTFIIQYAERLGFTKAEAQHYNIIAMSIFIASRFISTALMKYLKAEFILMLFALGGFFSILGVIFIDGVSGLYCLVLTSAFMSLMFPTIYGIALNGLKEESTLGAAGLVMAIVGGALMPPLQGMLIDQGTIMAMPAVNVSFILPLLCFVMIAIYGFRTWKIHK; encoded by the coding sequence ATGACTGCAAAAGTATTAGAGAAGAAGTATGTCGTCCCCTTTGTTTTAATTACCTCATTATTCGCACTATGGGGTTTTGCCAATGATATTACCAACCCAATGGTCGCAGCGTTTCAAACGGTTATGGAAATGCCGGCGGCGGAGGCAGCCCTTATTCAATTTGCTTTCTATGGCGGTTACGGCACAATGGCAATTCCGGCGGCATTGTTTATCGGGCGTTACAGCTATAAAGCCGGTATCCTGTTAGGTTTGGCACTTTACGCTATCGGTGCGTTATTGTTTTATCCGGCAGCAATTTATGAAGAATTTATCTTCTTTTTACTTTCCATTTATATCCTCACCTTTGGTTTGGCATTTTTGGAAACCACAGCAAACCCTTACATTCTCTCAATGGGTGATCCGGAAACTGCGACCCGCCGTCTTAATTTCGCTCAATCTTTTAACCCATTAGGTTCTATTACGGGGATGTTTATCGCTTCCCAATTTGTTTTAACCGCATTGGAATCGGATAAACGGAATGCCGATGGCAGTTTAATTTTTAGTACATTGTCTATGGCGGAGAAAGCGGTGATTAAAACTCACGACTTAGAAATTATTCGTACTCCTTATATCATTTTAGGGCTTGTTGTAATCGGCATTTTTATCTTAATCGCCTTATTTAAAATGCCAACCACTAAAATTGAAGAAGAGGCAAAAATCTCATTTACCGTTGCGGTTAAACGCTTAGCTGCGAATGCCAAATATCGCGAAGGGGTTATTGCTCAAGTGTTTTATGTCGGTGTACAAATTATGGTGTGGACGTTTATCATTCAGTATGCCGAACGCTTAGGTTTTACTAAAGCCGAAGCACAGCATTACAACATCATCGCCATGAGTATTTTTATCGCCAGCCGATTTATCAGTACCGCATTAATGAAATATCTTAAAGCAGAATTTATTTTAATGTTATTTGCACTCGGCGGTTTCTTTAGCATATTGGGCGTTATTTTTATTGATGGTGTTAGCGGTTTATATTGCTTAGTGCTTACCTCTGCCTTTATGTCATTAATGTTTCCGACGATTTACGGTATTGCCCTCAACGGCTTAAAAGAGGAATCCACTCTTGGCGCAGCCGGATTGGTTATGGCGATTGTCGGCGGAGCGTTAATGCCGCCATTGCAAGGAATGCTTATCGACCAAGGCACAATAATGGCAATGCCGGCAGTAAATGTTTCCTTTATCTTACCTCTCCTTTGTTTTGTGATGATTGCCATCTATGGTTTCAGAACCTGGAAAATACATAAATAA
- the torA gene encoding trimethylamine-N-oxide reductase TorA gives MKKDKINMKRRDFLKNSSLSAAGISLSGAVGGGVIGALTSAPAVAAESTTVVTAAHWGALGVVVENGKVVKSGPAIVPALENELQSVVADQLYSETRIKYPMVRKGYLANPGKSDTTLRGNDEWVRVSWEQALDLVDKEFKRVRAEGGFENIFGGSYGWKSSGSLHSSRTLLHRYLNATGGFVGHKGDYSTGAAQVIMPHVLGTIEVYEQQTSWETILETSELVVLWSANPITTMRIAWTATDQKGLEYFKKLKESGKRIICIDPVKSESCEYLGAEWIPIHTATDVALMLGIAHTLVVSDKHDKAFLKKYTTGYDKFEQYLLGKEDGQVKDAQWAAKICGVPVEVITQLANDFSSKRTMLMAGWGMQRQRYGEQTHWMLVTLASMLGQIGLPGGGFGLSYHYSNGGVPTTTGGVIGAMSATLDNDTSNTGQSWLSKSAKLSFPLARISDVLLNPGKTIEFNGTKITYPDIKLIYWAGGNPFVHHQDTNTLVKAWQKPETIIVNEVNWTPTARMADIVLPITTSYERNDLTMTGDYSMMHILPMKKVVEPLFEARSDYDVFADLAKRAGVEDLFTEGKTEMDWLKYFYQSAFDAARKNRVLMPKFEKFWEENKPITFSANEKAKKWVRYGEFREDPLLNPLGTPSGKIEIYSEVVAKMQYDDCKGHPTWMVPEEFAGNVTTEAPLALVTPHPYYRLHSQLANTSLREKYAVSDREPVLINTEDAKVRGIVNGDVVRVFNQRGQVLAGAVVTDGIIKGTVALYEGAWYDPHELATAEKPLCKNGCPNVLTRDEGTSKLAQGNSPNTAIVQVEKFVGEAPAVTVFKEPKYMQI, from the coding sequence ATGAAAAAAGACAAAATCAATATGAAGCGTAGAGATTTTTTGAAAAATTCCTCGCTAAGTGCTGCCGGAATTTCATTAAGTGGAGCTGTTGGCGGTGGTGTTATAGGTGCGTTAACTTCCGCCCCGGCAGTGGCTGCAGAATCAACAACGGTCGTTACTGCGGCACACTGGGGAGCACTCGGTGTTGTTGTTGAAAATGGTAAAGTGGTTAAATCCGGTCCGGCGATTGTTCCTGCGTTAGAGAATGAATTGCAATCGGTTGTGGCAGATCAACTTTATAGTGAAACCCGTATTAAATATCCTATGGTGCGGAAAGGTTATTTAGCAAATCCGGGAAAAAGTGATACCACCCTGCGTGGTAATGATGAATGGGTACGGGTTTCTTGGGAACAGGCTTTGGATTTGGTGGATAAAGAGTTTAAACGGGTTAGAGCGGAAGGTGGCTTTGAGAATATATTCGGCGGCTCCTACGGTTGGAAAAGTTCGGGGTCTTTACATTCAAGTCGTACACTGTTGCACCGCTACTTAAATGCTACCGGAGGATTCGTCGGACATAAAGGTGATTATTCTACCGGTGCCGCTCAGGTCATTATGCCGCATGTGCTTGGCACGATTGAGGTTTATGAGCAACAAACCAGTTGGGAAACGATTTTAGAAACATCGGAATTAGTCGTGCTGTGGTCAGCGAATCCGATCACGACGATGCGTATTGCTTGGACGGCAACCGATCAAAAAGGGTTGGAATATTTTAAAAAATTAAAAGAATCGGGTAAGCGGATTATCTGTATTGATCCGGTTAAAAGCGAAAGCTGTGAATATCTCGGTGCGGAGTGGATTCCTATCCATACGGCAACTGATGTGGCATTAATGCTGGGAATTGCACATACTTTAGTTGTTTCTGACAAACATGATAAAGCATTCTTGAAAAAATACACGACCGGTTATGATAAATTTGAGCAATATTTGTTAGGAAAAGAAGACGGTCAAGTAAAAGACGCACAATGGGCAGCCAAAATTTGTGGTGTACCTGTGGAAGTCATCACGCAATTAGCCAATGATTTTTCATCTAAACGAACGATGTTAATGGCAGGGTGGGGAATGCAGCGTCAACGCTATGGTGAACAAACTCACTGGATGTTAGTTACTTTGGCTTCTATGCTAGGTCAAATAGGCTTACCCGGCGGTGGCTTCGGATTAAGCTATCACTATTCTAATGGCGGCGTACCGACAACAACCGGTGGGGTAATCGGTGCTATGTCTGCGACATTAGATAACGATACGTCAAATACAGGGCAGTCTTGGCTATCGAAATCAGCTAAACTCAGTTTCCCGCTTGCCCGTATTTCAGATGTGTTATTAAATCCGGGGAAAACGATTGAATTTAACGGTACGAAAATCACCTATCCGGATATTAAGTTAATTTATTGGGCTGGCGGTAATCCATTTGTACACCATCAAGATACCAATACGTTAGTGAAAGCATGGCAAAAACCGGAAACCATTATCGTTAATGAAGTTAACTGGACTCCGACTGCCCGTATGGCGGACATCGTGTTACCGATAACGACAAGTTATGAACGTAATGACTTAACAATGACGGGAGATTATTCAATGATGCATATTCTCCCGATGAAAAAGGTTGTCGAACCGCTATTTGAGGCTCGGAGTGATTACGATGTGTTTGCAGATCTGGCAAAACGAGCAGGGGTGGAAGACCTATTTACCGAAGGCAAAACGGAAATGGATTGGCTGAAATATTTTTACCAATCCGCGTTTGATGCCGCCCGTAAAAACCGAGTATTAATGCCAAAATTTGAAAAATTCTGGGAAGAGAATAAACCTATTACTTTTAGTGCAAATGAAAAAGCGAAGAAATGGGTACGTTACGGAGAGTTTCGTGAAGATCCGTTGCTTAACCCATTGGGTACGCCATCAGGTAAAATTGAAATTTATTCTGAGGTGGTTGCTAAAATGCAGTATGACGATTGTAAAGGGCATCCGACCTGGATGGTTCCTGAGGAATTTGCCGGTAATGTGACGACTGAAGCACCGCTTGCATTAGTCACGCCACATCCTTACTATCGCTTACATAGCCAATTAGCGAATACTTCATTACGTGAAAAATATGCGGTAAGCGATCGTGAACCTGTATTAATTAACACGGAAGATGCCAAGGTTCGTGGCATTGTGAATGGCGATGTGGTACGTGTTTTCAACCAACGTGGTCAAGTTTTGGCTGGGGCTGTGGTTACGGACGGTATCATCAAAGGCACGGTGGCGTTATATGAAGGTGCTTGGTATGACCCGCACGAATTGGCTACGGCAGAAAAACCATTGTGCAAAAACGGTTGTCCTAATGTTTTAACCCGTGATGAAGGCACATCTAAATTAGCACAAGGCAATTCACCGAATACCGCTATTGTTCAAGTTGAGAAATTTGTAGGCGAAGCACCGGCAGTGACGGTATTTAAAGAACCTAAATATATGCAAATTTAA
- a CDS encoding NapC/NirT family cytochrome c: MAKFKSFSVLTALIFVGLGAIMLFGVQQVMKATSSTEFCLSCHSMEQPKAEWEASSHFSNAKGIRAECADCHVPQDGLHYVKAKFIALKDLWYTITDKLPNQEAYEKHRLEMAQRVWKEMKETDSATCKSCHSIDAMELTEQSEAARKMHKLAQETNQTCIDCHKGLVHFMPEIEVDNAAAADELSKHGGEFSTNDKVLYALTMKSVQSVQGGEVRLMPYAELTDWKETNGKMTALLKGWQQVGAESVMYMDLGKRITVALLGDEVKDKVSIVKTVHDSVTDSEWREITMEIVVPKEAVTANISVLNQFGNNLNQTHCSGCHAVIGADHYTANQWIGVVNSMKDRTSMSADDVRTLTIFLQRNAKDMVGSSH, encoded by the coding sequence ATGGCTAAATTTAAAAGTTTTTCGGTTTTAACCGCACTTATTTTTGTGGGGCTGGGTGCAATAATGCTTTTTGGTGTGCAACAAGTAATGAAAGCAACAAGTTCCACTGAATTTTGTTTGAGTTGTCATTCTATGGAACAGCCTAAAGCGGAATGGGAAGCCAGCTCTCATTTTTCCAATGCTAAAGGTATTCGGGCTGAATGTGCCGATTGTCATGTTCCGCAAGACGGCTTGCATTATGTTAAGGCTAAATTTATTGCTTTGAAAGATCTTTGGTACACCATCACTGATAAATTACCGAATCAAGAAGCTTATGAAAAACATCGGTTAGAGATGGCTCAACGGGTTTGGAAAGAGATGAAGGAGACTGATTCAGCCACTTGCAAATCCTGCCATAGTATAGATGCGATGGAATTGACCGAACAATCCGAAGCCGCACGGAAAATGCATAAACTGGCACAAGAAACGAATCAAACCTGTATTGATTGTCATAAGGGCTTGGTGCATTTTATGCCGGAAATAGAAGTCGATAACGCCGCTGCTGCAGATGAATTATCGAAACATGGCGGAGAATTTTCTACTAATGATAAGGTACTTTACGCATTAACAATGAAATCGGTTCAATCGGTACAAGGTGGTGAGGTGCGTTTAATGCCTTATGCCGAATTAACCGATTGGAAAGAAACTAACGGTAAAATGACCGCACTTTTGAAAGGTTGGCAGCAAGTCGGTGCCGAAAGTGTGATGTATATGGATTTAGGTAAACGAATTACGGTGGCGTTACTTGGTGATGAGGTAAAAGATAAAGTAAGTATTGTGAAAACGGTGCATGATTCTGTGACTGATTCCGAATGGAGAGAGATTACAATGGAAATCGTTGTGCCAAAAGAGGCGGTGACAGCCAATATTTCCGTATTAAATCAATTTGGTAATAATTTAAATCAAACCCATTGTAGCGGTTGTCATGCGGTAATTGGTGCGGATCACTATACCGCAAATCAATGGATCGGCGTAGTCAACTCGATGAAAGATCGTACATCAATGAGTGCTGATGATGTGCGTACTCTAACGATTTTTTTACAACGTAATGCAAAAGATATGGTTGGTTCATCTCACTAA
- the nhaA gene encoding Na+/H+ antiporter NhaA: MLQLIQRFFKLESAGGILLLCSALIAMFFANSPLNGAYNGFLNLPVSIKIGSFSIDKTLIHWINDGFMAVFFVLVGLEVKRELLEGSLSSYQQAVFPAIAAIGGMVIPALVYVFIARQEPAFANGWAIPMATDIAFALGIMALLSKQVPLPLKIFLLALAIIDDLGAIVVIALFFSHGLSIQALIFAGIAIVLLITLNRFKVTALCAYMVVGAILWASVLKSGVHATLAGVIIGFCIPLKGEKGEKPLEEFEHLLMPWTSFLILPLFAFANAGVSFEGIDVSMLSSPLLLAIALGLIIGKPIGVFGFSYLSVKLGIAKLPEGINFKQIFAVAILCGIGFTMSMFLASLAFDANAGESVNALSRLGILLGSTISAIVGYYCLKKTTSVSH; this comes from the coding sequence GTGTTACAACTTATACAGCGATTTTTTAAACTTGAATCTGCCGGTGGCATCTTATTACTTTGCTCTGCATTAATCGCAATGTTTTTTGCCAATTCCCCTTTAAATGGGGCTTACAATGGTTTCTTAAATTTACCCGTGAGTATTAAAATCGGTAGCTTTTCTATTGATAAAACACTGATTCATTGGATTAATGACGGCTTTATGGCGGTATTTTTCGTTTTAGTGGGATTGGAAGTAAAGCGAGAACTGTTAGAAGGCTCTCTTTCCAGTTATCAACAGGCCGTTTTCCCTGCCATTGCAGCAATAGGTGGTATGGTGATTCCGGCTTTAGTTTATGTGTTTATCGCACGCCAAGAACCTGCTTTCGCTAACGGCTGGGCGATCCCAATGGCAACGGATATTGCTTTTGCTCTCGGCATTATGGCTCTTCTGAGTAAACAAGTACCCTTGCCATTAAAAATCTTTTTACTCGCTCTAGCGATTATCGATGACTTAGGTGCAATTGTCGTCATTGCCTTATTTTTCTCTCACGGGTTAAGCATTCAAGCACTTATTTTTGCAGGAATTGCCATCGTCTTACTCATCACATTAAATCGCTTTAAAGTCACCGCTCTTTGTGCCTATATGGTAGTGGGCGCAATTTTATGGGCATCCGTATTAAAATCCGGCGTACACGCCACGCTTGCGGGGGTGATTATCGGTTTCTGCATTCCATTGAAAGGCGAAAAAGGTGAAAAACCGTTAGAAGAATTTGAACATCTTCTAATGCCTTGGACGTCATTCCTCATTTTGCCGCTATTTGCCTTTGCCAACGCCGGAGTGAGTTTTGAAGGGATTGATGTTTCAATGTTATCTTCCCCATTATTGCTTGCCATTGCCCTAGGTTTGATTATTGGTAAACCAATCGGCGTATTCGGTTTTAGCTACCTTTCGGTAAAATTAGGCATTGCAAAACTGCCCGAGGGAATTAATTTTAAACAAATTTTTGCAGTGGCAATTTTATGCGGTATCGGTTTTACTATGTCGATGTTTTTGGCAAGTCTCGCTTTTGATGCGAACGCAGGCGAAAGTGTGAATGCGCTTTCACGTTTGGGGATATTGCTTGGCTCTACGATTTCGGCAATTGTGGGATATTATTGTTTGAAAAAAACAACATCCGTTTCCCATTAA
- the fucK gene encoding L-fuculokinase — translation MSIVLIFDCGATNLRTIAVDQFGKIVASHHLPNKTKQGLESPDYHIWDFEEIWQKLLHCARQTLTHLKEIAIPLNEVIGIGVTTFGVDGTIFDKRGEQLYPVISWKCPRTQEIMQRLEHYLDVQKLYQRNGVGQYAFNTLFKLLWLKENQPTLYARMDKFLFISSMITYRLTGNLTTDRTMAGTSMMTNLSSGDWDQEVLQVLGLTPDHFPPMLNAGEQVGILSSILAEQLGLSPVPVISCGHDTQFAVFGSGAALHQPVLSSGTWEILMARTHIAEPNTDFLAQGLTTEFDAQSDCFNPAVQWVGSGVMEWVGRTFFTDVMNSERYYETMIREAEQQAVGSGGIFAGGCFSELHNGTLYGLSMHCQRGQIYRAMLEYMALRLKQGLTLLQRVSHFQAKSVICVGGGSKNRLWNQIRADVLNLPIEIVDVSESTVLGAAMFVFSALGVYPNVETAQQQMRAKTQRINPSAQSDAYQQWLQQYQERLC, via the coding sequence ATGTCTATCGTCTTAATTTTTGATTGCGGAGCGACCAATTTACGCACTATTGCCGTGGATCAATTCGGCAAAATTGTGGCGTCCCACCATTTGCCGAATAAGACCAAGCAGGGTTTGGAATCACCCGATTATCATATTTGGGATTTTGAGGAAATTTGGCAAAAGTTATTACATTGCGCTCGGCAAACGCTGACTCATTTAAAAGAAATCGCTATTCCGTTAAATGAAGTCATTGGTATCGGTGTAACGACTTTTGGCGTAGATGGGACAATATTCGATAAACGGGGCGAACAATTGTATCCGGTTATTTCGTGGAAATGCCCTCGCACGCAAGAGATAATGCAACGTCTTGAACATTATCTTGATGTACAAAAACTGTATCAACGTAACGGTGTCGGGCAATATGCGTTTAATACCTTATTCAAGCTGTTGTGGTTAAAAGAAAATCAGCCGACGCTTTATGCTCGAATGGATAAGTTCCTGTTTATCTCATCGATGATTACCTATCGTTTAACCGGCAATCTCACCACCGACCGCACAATGGCGGGTACATCAATGATGACAAATCTTTCTAGTGGTGATTGGGATCAGGAAGTGCTGCAAGTATTAGGTTTAACGCCCGATCATTTTCCGCCGATGTTAAATGCCGGAGAACAAGTCGGTATATTGAGTTCTATATTAGCGGAACAGCTTGGTTTATCGCCTGTTCCTGTTATTTCCTGCGGGCACGATACGCAGTTTGCCGTGTTCGGATCAGGGGCGGCGTTACATCAACCCGTACTCAGCTCTGGCACTTGGGAAATATTAATGGCGCGAACCCACATCGCCGAACCGAATACCGATTTTCTTGCGCAAGGATTAACCACCGAATTTGATGCTCAATCCGACTGTTTTAATCCGGCGGTGCAGTGGGTCGGTTCGGGGGTAATGGAATGGGTCGGCAGAACTTTCTTCACTGATGTGATGAATAGTGAGCGGTATTACGAAACAATGATCCGTGAAGCGGAACAACAAGCGGTCGGTTCCGGCGGCATTTTTGCCGGTGGCTGTTTTTCTGAACTTCACAACGGTACGCTTTACGGTTTATCAATGCATTGTCAACGCGGACAGATTTATCGGGCAATGTTGGAATATATGGCGTTACGGCTGAAACAGGGGCTAACACTTTTACAACGAGTCAGCCATTTCCAAGCAAAAAGTGTAATTTGCGTTGGCGGCGGCTCAAAGAACCGCCTGTGGAACCAAATTCGTGCCGATGTATTAAATTTGCCGATAGAGATTGTCGATGTGTCTGAAAGCACGGTGTTAGGTGCGGCAATGTTTGTTTTCTCCGCTCTCGGGGTTTATCCGAATGTCGAAACAGCCCAGCAGCAAATGCGGGCAAAAACGCAACGAATCAATCCATCGGCTCAATCTGACGCTTATCAACAATGGTTACAACAATATCAGGAGCGACTATGTTAA